The stretch of DNA ctacactgcatatttactttaggactacgagacgtttactcgggagatccacATGTACTACATAtctactttgggactacgaggcatttactcgggagatcccccatgtactgcatatttactttgggactacgaggcggttcctcgagagatccccatgtactgcatctttacatttgggactacgaggcagtacctcaggagtgcccctgCTGTGTAACTCTATTTATTGTGCTCATAATTTCTAAAACTTcatattgtttaaattctcagtcatttcaaaatattactaTATCTTctaccttacttttcttttaaaccagtagagccctgacctgacctcgtcactactctaccgaggttaatcTTGGCACTTACTTGGTACCATTGTGGCataatcatactacactctgcacatctttttgtgcagattcgggTTCTTTCCACCAGCCCAGATACTAGTGAGTTGGACCGctcatggagacttcaaggtatatctgcaggtgctcgcagacctcggagtccccctctatccttactatgttgttttccttattttcctttagactctgatatatagagatacTTAGTAAtttttcttagaagcttgtgacttatttctaccgggttttgggagatgtatTGATTTTGAATCGTAGTTTTTATATCACATGTTTAGATTTGAGCTTCAGTTTTGTTATTCAGTTATTccacaaattgttaggcttacctagtcttagagactaggtgccatcacaacatcctacggagggaaaaatggggtcgtgacaagttggtatcaaagctttagtttcataggtattatgagtcacaagaaggtttagtagagtctcgcggattggtatggagatgtctgtactgaTCTTCGgtaggctatggaactgttaggaaacgtttcactttctttgattccttatcgtgcgagatttacTTCGAACTCTAAACTTCTGTCTTAttattctctcacggatggtgaggacacgtacagctggatcgaatgatcagacacccgctccccctgctagagccgcgagatgccggggccggggtaggggccgaggacgtccatgtggtgAATCCAGAGCACGCGCACGTGCTGCTACAGAGAagacaccagtagctccagttggagggcaggcacctgagacaccTGTTACTATACCAGCtctccaagagactctagcccagttcctgagcatgttcagtaccttggctcaggcaggattgatactccttgctcttgccacatctcaggctaggggaaGAGCATAGACTCCCATTGCGGgtaccctagagcagcgggttcaggtagaCCAAGATCCAGAGATCATACCAATACagtcggtagctccagttcagcccgcggttagggcaacagcttctgaggtagagcagcttagacttgagaggtacaagaagtaccatccacctactttcagtgtcttggcgtcagaggatgcccagggttttcttaaGGACTTCCatcgtattctctgtactatgggtgttgcggagactagtggggtttctttcactacattccagcttagaggagcggcctatcagtggtggtgcGCATACAAGTTGGATAGTTCGGCAGAGGCAGCTTCATTCACTTTGACTCAgctttcagatatgttcttgagggagtatgttcctcggAGTATCAGAGATGCTTGGCGTATAGAGTATGAATATTTacaccagggtgctatgaccgtgaTAGAGTATGCGATCCGATTCAGTGCTTTGGCCAGGCATGCATCAGCCCTGGTCGCTATTGTTCGGGagcgggttcgtcggtttattgaggggctcaaccccaacaacagattgagcatggcccgagagttagaAATATATATTACGTaccagcaggtagtagggattgctaggaggctggagggtatgctgactcgggatagagagAAGAGAAAGTCCAAGAGGTCtcaagagtctggcacttatagtggtactcgttccCCAGCTACAGTCGTCGGGGCAGAGGTTATATGGgttgccctgttcattcagcacttccagctgccAGTGGTGCTCCATCTActactaggccccaggatccttattatgcacctccagtgtctagtgtgcctcctgtacggggtacttccagtggtcagtccagtcgatcaggcacGAGCCAATCACAGCAGTCACGTCCTatgagagcttattttgagtgtgacgacactcgtcatttggtgagggattgccccagattcaggaggggtgtacctccacggatttctcagACACCGCGTGCtctaccgggtcctcaggctatgattgtAGCACCGGGTACCACCCCACCTACATAgctagctaggggtggaggtgaGACGGGTAGAGATctccctagaaggggaggccaggccagatattatgcccatttctgctaggacagaggcagttgcatcaaattctgttatcataggtactgtttcagtCTGTCACAGAGATGCATcattcttatttgatccaggctccatttattcctatgtgtcatcttattttgctttgtgtttgggtgtatcccgtgattctctgagttcacctatttatgtatctacacccgttagtgattccattattgttgaccgtgtgtatcggtcgtgtttgattgttcttagtagttttgagactagagacaatttattattgctcagtatggtggatttcaatgttattttgggcatggactggttgtcgccctatcacgctatccttgattgtcattctaAGACGGTgatattggctatgccaggtctaccgcggctagagtagTGAGGTatcttggatcatgttcctagcaaggttgttttatttcttaaagctcagcgaattgttgagaaggggtgtgatgtgtatttagcctatgtgagagatgttagtgttgatactcttactgttgagtcagttctggTTGTGAGGGATTTTGCAAATATAATTCCAGCAGATCAtccgagcatgccgcccgacagagatattgactttggcattgatttctTACCGGGCACGCAgcacatttctattccaccttatcgtatggccccaatagAGTTGAAGGATTTAAAGGAACAGTttcaagagttgctcgataagggcttcattcggcccagtgtgtcgccatggggtgctcctatcttgtttgtgaagaagaatgatggttctatgtggatgtgtattgattatcgccaattgaacaaggtcacagtgaagaacatgtatctattTCCATATATctatgacctatttgatcagtttcagggtgtcatagtgttctctaagatcgacttgcgttcaggctatcatcagttgaagattcggaagCTAGATATCctaaagactgctttcaggactcgatatggtcactacgagttccttttgatgtcatttgggctaaccaacgccccaaaagcattcatgcacttgatgaacagtgtatttcatccCTATATCGACTACttcgttattgtgtttattgatgacattctggtgtactcctgtagtcgggaggatcatgagcaacacatgaggactgtgcttcaaaccttgagggagaaggagttatatgcaaaattattGATgtatgaattctggctagattcagtggcatttttggataatgtagtatcgagtgacgggatcaaggtagacccaaagaagattgaagcagtgcagagttggcccagaccatcctcaactacggagatcgggagttttcttggcttagcggggtattaccgtctatttgtggagggtttctcgtctactGCATTACTTATGACCAgattgatccagaagggtgctctattcagatGGACCGATGAGTGCAagaagagctttcaaaagctcaagactactttgactacaatcccagtgttagtgttgcctactagATCGTGGTTCTATACGGTGTACTGTGATGTGTCGCGCATTggcctcggtgcggtgttgatgcatgaCGGTAGAGTGAtcgcctacgcgtctagacagttgaaggtgcatgagaagaattatcctgtccacggcctcgagttagcagctattgtccatgccttgaagatatggcgacactatttgtatggtgtcccttgtgaggttttcaccgatcaccggagtctacaacatctgtttaaatagaaggatcttaacttgagggagcagagatggttggagttgcttaaggattatgacatcaccattctctatcatcccgggaaggccaatgtggtagccgatgccttgagttgcaaGGCAAAGAGTTTGGGCACTTTAAcgtatctaccagtagcagagaggcctttagccttggatgtacaggccttggctaaccagtttgttagattggatatttctaagccgagctgagtgttggcttgtgtggtttctcagtcttctttttatgattgtattagggagcgtcagtataatgacccccatctgcttgtccttaaggacacggttcagcacggtgatgtcaAGGAACTCACTatcggagatgacggtgtattatggggagatgacagtgtattacggatgaaaggcaggctatgtgtgcataatgtagatggtttgcgtgagttgattctccaggaggctcacagtttgcggtattccattcttCCAGGTGCctcgaagatgtatcaggatttaagctagcactattggtggaggcggatgaagaaagacatagtggaatatgtagctcattgcctaaattgtcagtaggtgaagtatgagcatcagcgatcgggtggattgcttcagaagatggagattccagagtggaaatgggagcggatcactatggattttgttgttgggctcccacggactcagaaaaagttcgatgcggtttgggtgattgtggatagattgaccaagtcaagtcatttcattcctgtgattactacttgcTCTTCGGAGCAGATAACTCAAGTTTACGTccgtgagattgtcaggcttcatggcgtaccggtatctatcatatctgaccggggtacgtagtttacattaTGGTTCTGGAGAGGCGAAtaatgtgagttgggtactcgcatggagttgagtacatcatttcacccgcagacggacggatagtccgagcgctctattcagatattggaggatatgtttcgtgcgtgtgtgattgattttgggggtgcttgggatcagttcttgccacttgcggagtattcctataacaacagttatcagtcgagtattcagatggcgtcgtatgaggctttatatcgtagacggtgccggtctccagtgggttggttcgagccgagcgaggctaggctattgggtacagacttggttcaggataccttggagaaggttaaattgattcaggatcgactttgtacagcccagtccaggtagaagtgttatgcggatcggaaggttcgcgacgttaCATTCATGATTGGGGAGAGGGTTTTAGtccgggtttcgcccataaaGGGTGTTAAGAGGTTCGGAATGacgggcaagttgagccctaggtatatcggatcttttgagattcttgagagaattggagaggtggcttacagacttgcactgccacctagtctctctgcagttcatctagtgtttcacgttccatgctccgaaagtatcacggtgatctgtttCATATGTTAGACTTTAGCTTAGTCCAGTtgaacaaggatctatcttatgttaaggagccagtggccattttggacaggcaggttcggaagttgaggtcaaagaacatcgcttcagtaaaatttcagtggaggggtcatccggtcgagtaggcgacttgggagactaaGAATGATATGTGCagcagttatcctcatcttttcaccacttcaggtatgtctctatattcgttcgaggaagaacgtatgttttaagagggggaggatgtaactacccggccggtcgttttgagagaattagcctcgaacccctatttattgcttcctctACTTTAGTTAGTGGTTATGTAACTAGCCGGGAAGATTTATTTTTTGTtccggagtgaaatgggacacatagtccataaaatagaggtttaagtcataggaattgaccgtagttcgaACTGTGTGAAGAGACTcctgaatggagttttgacggttcatatagcttcgtagggtgattttggtcttaggagcgtgttcggatgtagaattggaggtccgtaggtcattttagcgctaattggcgaaagttggaaaagggATGATTTTAgagaagtttaaccgggagtagactttttgatatcggggtcggattccgattccgaaagttggaataggtctgtattgtcaattatgacttgtgtgcaaaatatgaggtcaatcggacttgatttgataggtttcggcgtcggatgtaga from Nicotiana tomentosiformis chromosome 11, ASM39032v3, whole genome shotgun sequence encodes:
- the LOC138901987 gene encoding uncharacterized protein is translated as MVRTRTAGSNDQTPAPPARAARCRGRGRGRGRPCGESRARARAATEKTPVAPVGGQAPETPVTIPALQETLAQFLSMFSTLAQAGLILLALATSQSVAPVQPAVRATASEVEQLRLERYKKYHPPTFSVLASEDAQGFLKDFHRILCTMGVAETSGVSFTTFQLRGAAYQWWCAYKLDSSAEAASFTLTQLSDMFLREYVPRSIRDAWRIEYEYLHQGAMTVIEYAIRFSALARHASALVAIVRERVRRFIEGLNPNNRLSMARELEIYITYQQVVGIARRLEGMLTRDREKRKSKRSQESGTYSGTRSPATVVGAEVIWVALFIQHFQLPVRIVEKGCDVYLAYVRDVSVDTLTVESVLVVRDFANIIPADHPSMPPDRDIDFGIDFLPGTQHISIPPYRMAPIELKDLKEQFQELLDKGFIRPSVSPWGAPIFREDHEQHMRTVLQTLREKELYAKLLMYEFWLDSVAFLDNVVSSDGIKKGALFRWTDECKKSFQKLKTTLTTIPVERQYNDPHLLVLKDTVQHGDVKELTIGDDGVLWGDDSVLRMKGRLCVHNVDGLRELILQEAHSLRYSILPGASKMYQDLS